The Eubacteriales bacterium genome window below encodes:
- a CDS encoding FAD-dependent oxidoreductase, producing the protein MKYVIIGNSAAAIGCIEGIRQVDKKGEITVISDEPHHTYSRPLISYLLLGKTDEQKMKYRPDNFYEENGVTPILGVRVTKIDKDKKQVILSNDKVIPYDKLMVSTGSKPFVPPMKGLDTVKYHTFMSLNDAKALGKELGKDKKVLIVGAGLIGLKCAEGILEKVKSITVVDLADRILPSILDVKGSEIVKKFLKKKGIKFYLSDSVAEFTPNKATLASGNVLDFDILVIAVGVRPNVELIQEAGGDVSRGIVTNLDSSTSLKDIYAAGDCTTCFDSVTCEQRILALLPNAYMQGECAGINMAGGSNQFEKAMPMNAIGFFGLHIITAGSYVGEECVETKEDVYKKFVTKDNLLKGYILIGDVERAGIYTSLIREKTPLDTIDFELIKEKPQLMAFSKVERSKKLGGAK; encoded by the coding sequence ATGAAGTATGTAATTATTGGGAACTCAGCAGCTGCAATCGGTTGTATTGAAGGTATCCGTCAGGTAGACAAAAAAGGTGAGATCACAGTTATTTCAGATGAACCGCATCACACATATTCAAGGCCGCTTATATCTTATTTGCTTCTCGGAAAAACTGACGAGCAAAAAATGAAGTACCGCCCGGATAATTTTTATGAAGAAAACGGCGTAACCCCGATACTTGGAGTACGCGTAACTAAAATAGATAAGGATAAAAAGCAAGTAATCTTGTCAAATGACAAGGTGATACCTTATGACAAATTAATGGTTTCAACAGGGTCAAAACCATTTGTTCCTCCTATGAAAGGGCTGGATACCGTTAAGTATCACACATTTATGTCGTTAAACGATGCAAAAGCACTTGGAAAGGAACTTGGCAAAGACAAGAAAGTATTAATAGTCGGTGCTGGCCTTATTGGATTAAAGTGTGCTGAGGGCATACTTGAAAAAGTAAAAAGTATTACTGTCGTCGATTTAGCGGACCGTATACTGCCCAGCATTTTAGACGTAAAGGGTTCTGAAATCGTAAAGAAGTTTCTTAAGAAAAAGGGAATCAAGTTTTATTTATCGGATAGCGTTGCGGAGTTTACGCCAAACAAAGCAACCCTGGCAAGTGGAAATGTATTAGATTTTGATATATTAGTAATCGCCGTTGGAGTTCGCCCGAATGTAGAACTTATCCAGGAAGCAGGAGGAGACGTATCTCGCGGTATAGTAACTAATTTAGACAGCTCTACCAGCTTAAAAGACATTTATGCGGCAGGAGACTGTACTACTTGTTTTGACTCGGTAACATGCGAGCAGCGTATACTGGCTTTACTGCCAAACGCATATATGCAAGGCGAATGCGCTGGAATAAACATGGCAGGCGGAAGCAATCAATTTGAAAAAGCAATGCCGATGAACGCAATAGGGTTTTTCGGGCTGCATATAATTACCGCTGGTAGCTATGTCGGAGAAGAATGTGTTGAGACCAAGGAAGACGTATACAAAAAATTTGTGACAAAAGATAACCTTTTAAAGGGATATATCTTAATTGGGGATGTAGAACGTGCAGGCATTTATACTTCTTTGATACGTGAAAAAACACCTCTTGATACCATAGACTTTGAGCTTATAAAAGAAAAGCCACAGCTTATGGCGTTTTCAAAGGTTGAGAGAAGTAAAAAGCTTGGAGGAGCAAAGTAA
- a CDS encoding glutamine amidotransferase family protein: MLKEGQIRIPSGCAISGIFSKSGKNINGKTIIKSISTMHDRSNGLGGGFAGYGIYPQYKDYYAFHIFYDDVKVKDACEKFLERHFDIIHLSKIPLRKNRNITNEPLIWRYFVLPTQTKIKESQLLEDEFVVRCVMKINSKIDGAYVFSSGKNMGVFKAVGFPEDVGDFYCLEEYEGYSWTAHGRYPTNTPGWWGGAHPFAMLGYSVVHNGEISSYDANRRFIEMFGYKCTLLTDTEVITYIVDYLHRKKKLTFSEVALIMAAPFWATIDKKPEEERKRLTYLRNVFSSLLVTGPFSILVGFEGGMMALNDRLKLRSMVVGEKDDMVYMASEECAIRIIEPNLDKFWSPKGGEAVIVTLDGGETVCR; encoded by the coding sequence ATGCTAAAGGAAGGACAAATCAGGATACCTTCAGGATGCGCGATATCTGGCATTTTTTCAAAGAGCGGGAAGAACATAAACGGCAAGACGATTATTAAGTCTATTTCTACCATGCACGACAGGTCAAACGGCCTCGGCGGCGGTTTCGCTGGGTATGGTATTTATCCGCAATATAAAGATTATTATGCTTTTCATATTTTTTATGACGATGTGAAAGTAAAAGATGCCTGTGAAAAGTTTTTGGAAAGGCATTTTGATATTATACATTTATCAAAAATTCCACTACGCAAGAACCGCAATATAACAAATGAACCGTTAATATGGCGGTATTTTGTGCTGCCAACTCAGACTAAAATAAAAGAAAGCCAGCTTTTAGAAGATGAATTTGTAGTCAGATGTGTTATGAAAATCAACTCTAAAATAGACGGGGCATATGTATTTTCAAGCGGAAAAAACATGGGCGTCTTCAAAGCAGTAGGTTTTCCGGAAGATGTCGGAGATTTTTATTGTTTAGAGGAGTATGAAGGATACAGTTGGACTGCACATGGGCGTTATCCAACCAACACGCCGGGATGGTGGGGAGGAGCCCATCCGTTTGCTATGCTCGGTTATTCGGTAGTACATAATGGAGAAATTTCTTCATACGATGCAAACCGCAGATTTATAGAAATGTTTGGATACAAGTGTACTCTTTTAACAGACACTGAAGTAATTACCTATATAGTAGATTATTTACATAGGAAGAAAAAGCTGACATTTAGTGAGGTCGCTTTAATAATGGCTGCTCCCTTCTGGGCTACTATAGACAAGAAACCGGAAGAAGAGCGCAAGCGCCTTACATATTTAAGGAACGTATTTTCGAGTTTGCTTGTAACCGGGCCGTTTTCGATATTAGTAGGATTCGAAGGCGGAATGATGGCATTAAATGATAGATTAAAACTTAGGTCAATGGTTGTAGGAGAAAAAGACGATATGGTTTATATGGCCAGTGAAGAATGTGCTATCCGCATTATTGAACCTAACTTAGATAAATTCTGGTCACCTAAAGGTGGAGAAGCAGTTATTGTTACGTTGGATGGGGGTGAAACTGTATGCCGATAG
- a CDS encoding 4Fe-4S dicluster domain-containing protein, producing the protein MKRIYVNEKWCLACHLCEYYCAYAATNIKDMAKALKNIKINPRIHIEERGNISFAVSCRHCEEPLCVKGCISGALTRKDGLITIDQDKCVGCYTCILSCPYGAIMPSVNGAMQKCELCTQSLTGEPACVAGCPNNAIVFEER; encoded by the coding sequence ATGAAAAGGATTTATGTAAATGAAAAATGGTGTTTGGCATGTCATCTATGTGAATACTACTGCGCATATGCAGCTACAAACATAAAGGATATGGCAAAAGCCCTGAAAAATATAAAAATCAATCCGCGTATCCATATAGAAGAACGCGGGAATATTAGCTTTGCAGTTTCTTGCAGGCACTGTGAAGAACCTCTTTGCGTTAAAGGCTGCATAAGCGGCGCACTTACAAGAAAAGACGGATTAATTACTATTGACCAAGACAAATGCGTTGGATGCTATACTTGTATTTTATCCTGCCCGTATGGTGCTATCATGCCGTCTGTCAATGGAGCAATGCAAAAGTGCGAACTTTGTACGCAGAGCTTGACTGGAGAACCTGCATGTGTTGCCGGATGTCCAAATAATGCCATTGTATTTGAGGAGAGGTAA
- a CDS encoding glutamate synthase-related protein, whose translation MPIDFLYPEYEVKRDQDKCITCRVCERQCANEVHSYDEDRNIMVSDNAKCVNCHRCVSLCPTKALKIVKTDHTFKENASWTGESINDVYRQAGTGGVLLSSMGNPKPLPIYWDKMLINASQVTNPSIDPLREPMETKVFLGTKDMEIVRDAKGNIVPKDTPQIELSVPIMFSAMSYGSISYNAHESLARAAQELGIMYNTGEGGLHEDFYKYGKNTIVQVASGRFGVHKDYLEAGGAIEIKIGQGAKPGIGGHLPGTKIVGDISKTRMIPEGSDAISPAPHHDIYSIEDLRQLVYSLKEATAYKKPVIVKIAAVHNVAAIASGIARSGADVISIDGFRGGTGAAPTRIRDNVGIPIEVALASVDQRLRDEGIRGNVSVVIGGSIRNSADIVKAIALGADAVYIATSALLALGCHLCRSCHSGKCNWGIATQRPELVRRLNPDVGYKRLVNLITAWEHEIKEMLGGMGINSIEALKGNRLMLRGVGLNSKELEILGIKHAGE comes from the coding sequence ATGCCGATAGATTTCTTATACCCAGAATATGAAGTTAAAAGAGATCAGGACAAATGTATTACATGCAGAGTATGTGAACGTCAGTGTGCAAATGAGGTTCACAGTTATGATGAAGATAGAAATATTATGGTTTCGGATAACGCCAAATGCGTAAATTGCCATAGGTGTGTTTCACTGTGCCCGACAAAAGCGCTTAAGATAGTTAAAACCGACCATACTTTCAAAGAAAATGCAAGCTGGACCGGGGAATCGATAAATGACGTTTATCGCCAAGCAGGAACGGGCGGCGTATTATTGTCTTCAATGGGCAACCCAAAGCCGCTGCCTATTTATTGGGATAAAATGCTGATCAACGCTTCGCAGGTTACCAACCCGTCTATAGACCCGTTGCGTGAGCCGATGGAAACCAAGGTGTTTTTAGGGACTAAGGATATGGAAATAGTCCGCGACGCAAAAGGCAATATCGTGCCTAAAGATACTCCGCAGATAGAATTGTCCGTTCCTATTATGTTTTCTGCTATGTCTTATGGTTCGATAAGCTACAATGCGCACGAGAGTTTAGCGCGCGCAGCACAGGAACTTGGCATAATGTATAACACAGGTGAAGGCGGATTACATGAGGATTTTTATAAATACGGTAAAAATACGATAGTTCAGGTTGCATCCGGGCGTTTCGGAGTTCATAAGGATTATTTAGAAGCGGGCGGGGCAATCGAAATTAAGATAGGCCAAGGTGCAAAGCCTGGAATCGGCGGTCATCTGCCTGGAACTAAAATAGTAGGTGATATTTCAAAGACACGTATGATACCGGAAGGCTCTGACGCTATTTCGCCGGCACCGCATCATGATATTTATTCTATAGAAGATCTAAGGCAGCTCGTTTACTCGCTAAAGGAAGCAACGGCGTATAAAAAGCCGGTTATAGTAAAGATCGCTGCCGTACATAACGTTGCGGCCATTGCCTCTGGTATTGCCAGAAGCGGAGCTGATGTCATTTCAATAGACGGTTTCAGAGGCGGTACAGGTGCTGCCCCGACTAGAATCCGCGATAACGTAGGTATTCCGATAGAAGTAGCTCTAGCAAGTGTAGACCAAAGGCTTCGCGATGAGGGGATCCGCGGGAACGTATCAGTTGTTATAGGCGGAAGCATAAGAAACAGTGCAGATATAGTAAAGGCGATAGCTCTTGGAGCAGACGCGGTTTACATAGCTACAAGTGCGCTTTTGGCTCTTGGATGCCATCTTTGCAGGTCCTGCCACAGCGGCAAATGTAACTGGGGCATAGCAACGCAAAGGCCGGAGTTAGTCCGCCGGTTGAATCCGGATGTTGGATATAAGCGCCTTGTCAATTTGATAACTGCATGGGAACATGAAATCAAAGAGATGTTAGGTGGCATGGGAATCAACTCCATAGAGGCATTAAAGGGTAACCGTTTGATGCTAAGGGGAGTTGGACTTAACTCTAAAGAATTAGAGATTCTCGGAATTAAGCATGCGGGGGAATAA